The following coding sequences lie in one Salvelinus fontinalis isolate EN_2023a chromosome 21, ASM2944872v1, whole genome shotgun sequence genomic window:
- the LOC129818872 gene encoding UV excision repair protein RAD23 homolog B-like, with amino-acid sequence MQITLKTLQQQTFKIDIDAEETVKTLKEKIENEKGKDGFPVAGQKLIYAGKILNDDTALKEYKIDEKNFVVVMVAKPKAAPAAAQPSGATTTTTSITTVPTVPAAALSGSDNPPEEGKPEDKPAEERPSNTSAPASTPTSSSGLLANVNMFEEATSALVTGQSYENMVTEMMLMGYEREQVVASLRASFNNPDRAVEYLLTGIPAGEEGHVSADPVVPPVGGGTPALNTGSMTTPASTGSLASAATGANPLGFLVNQPQFLQMRQIIQQNPSLLPALLQQIGRENPQLLQQISSHQEQFIQMLNEPAQEGGQGGGGGGGGGSVGVGVGGEAGSGMNYIQVTPQEKEAIERLKALGFPEGLVIQAYFACEKNENLAANFLLQQNFDDD; translated from the exons ATGCAGATAACACTGAAAACTCTCCAACAGCAGACATTTAAAATCGACATAGACGCAGAGGAGACG gTAAAAACCTTAAAGGAAAAAATTGAGAATGAGAAGGGAAAAGATGGTTTTCCGGTTGCTGGACAGAAGTTGATATATGCAG GGAAAATCCTAAATGATGACACAGCCCTCAAGGAGTATAAGATTGATGAGAAGAACTTTGTGGTCGTCATGGTGGCAAAG CCTAAAGCAGCCCCAGCAGCTGCCCAGCCTTCCGGTGCTACCACGACCACCACCTCCATCACTACAGTCCCCACAGTACCCGCTGCTGCCTTGTCAGGCTCAGATAACCCACCTGAGGAGGGCAAACCAGAGGACAAACCAGCTGAGGAGAGGCCCTCCAACACCTCAGCCCCAGCATCAACTCCAACCAG TTCGTCTGGTCTCTTGGCCAATGTGAACATGTTCGAGGAGGCAACTTCTGCTTTAG TGACAGGCCAATCGTATGAGAACATGGTGACCGAGATGATGCTGATGGGCTATGAGAGGGAGCAGGTGGTGGCATCACTCCGAGCCAGCTTCAACAACCCAGATAGAGCTGTGGAGTACCTGCTTACA GGGATCCCAGCTGGGGAGGAGGGCCATGTGAGTGCTGACCCAGTGGTGCCCCCTGTGGGTGGAGGAACTCCAGCTCTGAACACAGGCAGTATGACCACCCCAGCCAGCACAGGCTCCCTAGCCAGCGCTGCAACAGGAG CCAACCCTCTGGGGTTCCTGGTTAACCAGCCTCAGTTCCTCCAGATGAGACAGATCATCCAGCAGaacccctctctgctccctgcctTACTACAGCAGATAGGGAGGGAGAACCCCCAGCTTCTGCAA CAAATCAGCAGCCACCAAGAGCAGTTCATCCAGATGCTGAACGAGCCAGCTCAGGAGGGGggtcagggaggaggaggaggaggaggtggaggaagtgtTGGAGTCGGGGTCGGTGGGGAGGCTGGAAGTGGCATGAACTATATTCAGGTCACACCCCAGGAGAAGGAGGCCATTGAGAGG CTAAAAGCCCTAGGATTCCCTGAAGGACTTGTTATACAGGCCTACTTTGCCTGTGAGAAGAACGAGAACTTGGCCGCTAACTTCCTTTTACAACAGAATTTTGACGACGACTAA